The Acidobacteriota bacterium nucleotide sequence AGAAGGACTCACGTGAGTAGGCCGCCTACTCCCCGCTCTGCTGAATCAGCTTCGCGACCAGCCCCGTCCACCCCGTCTGGTGGCTCGCGCCAAGTCCCCTTCCCGTGTCCCCGTGGAAGAACTCGTGGAACGGAATGTGATCCCGCCACCGGGGATCGCTCTGGAACTTCTCGACGTCGCCGAGCACCGGCCGCCGCCGAACCGGGTCCTTGATGAAGAGGCGCGTGAGCCGCCGCGATAGCTCCGCCGCGACTTCCCACAACGGCAGCTCCCGCCCCGACCCGAAGGGAAACGCCGCCGTGAGAGATGGCCCGAAGTAGTGGTGGTACTTCTGCAGCGATTCGATCAGGAGATAGTTCACCGGAAACCAGATCGGCCCCCGCCAGTTCGAGTTCCCCCCGAAGAGCCCCGACCGCGACTCCGCCGGCTCGTAGTCCACGCGGTGAACCGTCCCGTTCACGTCGAGAAGGTACGGATGATCGCGATGCCACCGCGAGACCGACCGGATCCCGTGAGGCGACAAGAACTCCTCCTCGTCGAGCATGTAGCGGAGCACGCGCGAGAGCTGCGAGCGGTTCACCAGAGACAGAAGGATGCGCTTCTGCCCCACGTCGTTCGTCTGCGACATGTCCACGTGATTGGCGAGCTCCGGCCGATTGTCGATGAACCACCGGAGGCGCCGCCTGAACCCCGGGCAGTTCTCGAGCATCTCGGGCTCGAGCGACTCGACGGCGAAGAGCGGGATGAGCCCCACCATCGAGCGGATCTTGAGGAAGTGGTGCTCGCCGCCGGGAAGGTGGAGGACGTCGTAGTAGAAGCCGTCCTCCTCGTCCCACAGCTCGATCCCCTCGCCGCCGCGATCGTTCATCGCGTGGGCGATGTAGACGAAGTGCTCGAAGAACTTGCTCGCGACGTCCTCGTAGGCGTCGTTCTCCTTCGCGAGCTCCAGGGCGATGGCGAGCATGTTGAGGCAGTACATCCCCATCCACGACGTGCCGTCGGACTGCTCGAGGTGGCCCCCGGTCGGCAGCTCCTTGCTCCGATCGAAGACGCCGATGTTGTCGAGCCCCAGAAAGCCCCCCTGGAAGACGTTGCGCCCCTCGGCATCCTTGCGGTTCACCCACCACGTGAAGTTCAACAGGAGCTTCTGGAAGACGCGCTCGAGGAAGTGGCGATCGGCGACGCCCCGGAGGTTCCGGTCGATCTTGTAGACGCGCCACGCGGCCCAGGCGTGGACGGGAGGGTTCACGTCGCCGAAGGCCCACTCGTACGCCGGGAGCTGGCCGTTCGGGTGCATGTACCACTCGCGGAGCATGAGGATGAGCTGATCCTTCGCGAAGTCGGGGTCGACGACGGCGAGGGAGACGCAGTGGAAGGCGAGATCCCACGCGGCGTACCACGGGTACTCCCACTTGTCGGGCATCGAGATGACGTCGGCGTTGTAGAGGTGCGGCCACTCGGAGTTGCGGCCGCTCTCGCGCCCCGCGGGAGGCTCAGGCTGGCCGGGGTCGCCGGCGAGCCAGCGCCTGACGTCGTAATGGTAGAACTGCTTGCTCCAGAGCATCCCGGCGAGGGCCTGGCGCTGCACGAGGCGGGCGTCGTCGGAGATGCCGGGAGGGGCGACGGTCGAGTAGAAGTCGTCGGCCTCGAGCGCGCGCTTCCGGAACGTCCCCTCGAACTCGGGGCCGAACCTCTGAGGGGTGGGCGGCGTGTCCTGGAAGGCGAGGCGCACCACGATGCGCCCGCCCGCGGGGATGTTCACGCCGTAGTTCGCGGCGGCCTTCGTCCCCACGGTCGCGGGGTTCACGGCGCCGTGCGCCCCCGAGACGACGTAGTCGTTGATGCCGTCTTTGGCGAAGATCGGGCCGGCGTCGCTCCCCCAGAGGCGCCTCGCGTTCGTCTCGTTCTCGGTGAAGAGGAGCTCCGGGCGCCCCTCGCAGACGAGCCAGCGCCTCCCGTACTGGTGGTGATCGACCGTGATTGTGGCGTGGCTCGCGTCCACCGCGCCGCGCTCGAGGCGGGGCTTCGGCGCCATCTCCCCCCAGGCCCACGTGTTCCGGAACCAGATCGTCGGGAGGATGTGGAGTGACGCCGCCTCGGGGCCGTGGTTCGTGGCGGTGATCCGGACGAGGATCTCCTCGGGGGTCGCCTTCGCGTACTCGACGGCCACGTCGAAGTAGCGATCTTCCTCGAAGACCCCCGTGTCGATCAGCTCGTACTCGTGGCTGCCGCGGCCGCGCCGCCGGTTCTCCTCCACGAGGTCGCAGTACGGGAACTCGCGCTGCGGGTACTTGTAGAGCCAGCGCATGTACGAGTGGGTCGGCGTCGAGTCGAGGTAGAAGTAGTACTCCTTCACGTCCTCGCCGTGATTCCCCTCGTTGCCGGTGAGGCCGAAGAGGCGTTCCTTGAGGATGGGATCGCGCTCGTTCCAGAGGGCCAGGGCGAAGCAGATCTGCTGGTGGCGATCGCAGATCCCCGCGAGGCCGTCCTCCCCCCACCGGTACGCGCGCGAGCGCGCGTGATCGTGCGGCAGGTATTCCCAGGCGGTGCCACCCGGCGAGTAGTCCTCGCGCACCGTCCCCCACTGGCGCTCGCTCAGGTACGGTCCCCAGCGCTTCCAGTGGGCGGTCTGGCGTCGCGACGCCTCGAGCCGCAGCCCTTCGGCGGTGCGGAAGAGCCGCGAGGGATCGCGCTCGGTCACCGGAGGTGCCTCCCGCCGTCAACCCGGAGGACTTCGCCGGTGACGAAATCGCACGAGAGAAGCGCGAGGACCGCCTGGACGATCGACTGTTCCCCTCCCCACCGGCCGAGAGGGGTGTTCCGGCGGACCTCCGCGTCCTCTTCGGGGGTGATCCCCTCGTGCGGAAGGA carries:
- a CDS encoding glucosidase; the encoded protein is MTERDPSRLFRTAEGLRLEASRRQTAHWKRWGPYLSERQWGTVREDYSPGGTAWEYLPHDHARSRAYRWGEDGLAGICDRHQQICFALALWNERDPILKERLFGLTGNEGNHGEDVKEYYFYLDSTPTHSYMRWLYKYPQREFPYCDLVEENRRRGRGSHEYELIDTGVFEEDRYFDVAVEYAKATPEEILVRITATNHGPEAASLHILPTIWFRNTWAWGEMAPKPRLERGAVDASHATITVDHHQYGRRWLVCEGRPELLFTENETNARRLWGSDAGPIFAKDGINDYVVSGAHGAVNPATVGTKAAANYGVNIPAGGRIVVRLAFQDTPPTPQRFGPEFEGTFRKRALEADDFYSTVAPPGISDDARLVQRQALAGMLWSKQFYHYDVRRWLAGDPGQPEPPAGRESGRNSEWPHLYNADVISMPDKWEYPWYAAWDLAFHCVSLAVVDPDFAKDQLILMLREWYMHPNGQLPAYEWAFGDVNPPVHAWAAWRVYKIDRNLRGVADRHFLERVFQKLLLNFTWWVNRKDAEGRNVFQGGFLGLDNIGVFDRSKELPTGGHLEQSDGTSWMGMYCLNMLAIALELAKENDAYEDVASKFFEHFVYIAHAMNDRGGEGIELWDEEDGFYYDVLHLPGGEHHFLKIRSMVGLIPLFAVESLEPEMLENCPGFRRRLRWFIDNRPELANHVDMSQTNDVGQKRILLSLVNRSQLSRVLRYMLDEEEFLSPHGIRSVSRWHRDHPYLLDVNGTVHRVDYEPAESRSGLFGGNSNWRGPIWFPVNYLLIESLQKYHHYFGPSLTAAFPFGSGRELPLWEVAAELSRRLTRLFIKDPVRRRPVLGDVEKFQSDPRWRDHIPFHEFFHGDTGRGLGASHQTGWTGLVAKLIQQSGE